A genomic window from Nitrospira defluvii includes:
- a CDS encoding carbamoyltransferase family protein: protein MNILGISAFYHDSAACLVRDGEIIAAAQEERFTRKKHDPGFPHRAIEYCLREGGIALNEVQHLVFYDKPLVKFERLLETYLAFAPRGVQSFLAAMPVWLKEKLLLKSLLQKEFLVHAPGLAKSALPQILFSEHHESHAASAFFPSPYEKAVVLCMDGVGEWATTSAWLGDGGTLAPLWEIPFPHSIGLLYSAFTYYTGFKVNSGEYKVMGLAPYGEPKYVKAIYEHLLDLKPDGTFRLNMDYFNYCTGLTMTGNKFDEVFGGPPRKPESKLTQREMDLARSVQEVTEEVMLRLSRTLHRETGVDYLCMAGGVALNCVGNGRILREGPFKGLWIQPAAGDAGGAMGAALTTWYQYEQKPRKVSKGQDGIKGSYLGPSHTNEEIETYLKTVSAPYVRLDESQLYARVADELAAGKVVGWLQGRMEFGPRALGGRSILGDARNRDMQSVMNLKIKYRESFRPFAPSVLRERVSDYFALNADSPYMLIVAPVVEKRRLAVGAKQEGLWGIELLNVPRSDIPAVTHLDYSARVQTVHKDTNPRYYALLKAFEAKTGDAVLVNTSFNVRGEPIVSTPEDAYRCFMRTEMDVLVLENCVLLKTEQKPLEGDSDWKKEFELD from the coding sequence ATGAATATTCTCGGCATTTCGGCGTTTTACCATGACAGCGCAGCATGTCTGGTGCGTGACGGGGAGATTATCGCTGCTGCGCAAGAGGAGCGATTCACGAGAAAAAAACATGATCCAGGGTTTCCTCATAGGGCAATCGAATATTGTTTGAGGGAGGGAGGCATTGCCCTCAACGAGGTACAGCATCTTGTATTTTACGACAAGCCACTGGTGAAGTTTGAACGACTCTTAGAAACGTATCTCGCCTTTGCCCCTCGTGGCGTCCAATCGTTTCTCGCTGCCATGCCGGTATGGTTAAAGGAAAAATTGCTACTGAAGAGTCTGCTGCAGAAGGAGTTTCTGGTCCATGCTCCGGGGCTGGCCAAAAGTGCACTCCCGCAAATTTTGTTCTCCGAGCATCACGAGTCTCACGCAGCGTCAGCCTTCTTCCCTTCACCTTATGAAAAGGCTGTCGTTTTGTGCATGGATGGAGTCGGGGAATGGGCCACCACGTCAGCATGGCTTGGGGACGGAGGCACGCTTGCTCCCCTCTGGGAAATTCCATTCCCCCATTCCATTGGACTGTTGTACTCCGCGTTCACCTATTACACCGGTTTCAAAGTGAACTCCGGGGAGTATAAAGTGATGGGGCTGGCTCCTTATGGTGAACCGAAGTATGTGAAGGCGATTTACGAACATTTGCTCGATCTGAAGCCAGACGGTACCTTTCGGCTCAACATGGACTATTTCAATTATTGCACCGGTCTCACCATGACGGGGAATAAATTCGATGAGGTCTTCGGAGGACCGCCTCGGAAGCCGGAATCGAAGCTGACGCAGCGTGAGATGGACCTCGCTCGGTCGGTTCAGGAAGTTACTGAAGAAGTCATGTTGCGGCTCTCGCGTACCCTGCATCGAGAGACGGGTGTTGACTATCTGTGTATGGCTGGAGGCGTTGCGCTGAACTGCGTGGGCAACGGACGCATTCTTCGAGAGGGGCCGTTCAAGGGACTATGGATTCAACCGGCCGCTGGGGATGCCGGCGGTGCTATGGGTGCGGCATTGACGACCTGGTATCAGTACGAACAGAAGCCTCGAAAGGTGTCTAAGGGCCAAGATGGCATTAAAGGGTCGTATTTGGGCCCTTCCCACACCAATGAAGAAATCGAGACCTATCTCAAGACGGTTAGTGCTCCCTATGTCAGGTTGGATGAGAGCCAGCTGTACGCACGCGTAGCGGATGAACTGGCGGCAGGAAAGGTTGTTGGTTGGTTGCAAGGACGCATGGAGTTCGGTCCTCGGGCGTTGGGGGGGCGTAGTATCTTGGGGGATGCCCGCAACAGGGACATGCAGTCGGTGATGAACCTTAAGATCAAATATCGTGAATCATTTCGTCCCTTCGCCCCGTCCGTGTTGCGAGAACGCGTATCCGATTATTTTGCTTTGAATGCAGATAGCCCGTATATGCTGATCGTTGCTCCTGTGGTCGAAAAGCGCCGGCTTGCGGTGGGGGCGAAGCAGGAGGGGCTCTGGGGCATCGAGTTGCTCAATGTGCCAAGGTCGGACATTCCCGCTGTCACGCACTTGGACTACTCTGCGCGAGTTCAAACCGTCCATAAAGACACAAATCCACGATATTACGCCTTGCTCAAGGCTTTCGAGGCAAAGACGGGAGACGCCGTGTTGGTTAACACCTCATTTAATGTGCGGGGGGAGCCGATCGTGAGTACTCCTGAAGATGCCTATCGGTGCTTCATGCGAACGGAGATGGATGTTCTCGTTCTAGAGAATTGTGTTTTGCTCAAGACTGAGCAGAAACCCCTCGAGGGCGATTCAGATTGGAAAAAAGAGTTTGAACTCGACTAA
- a CDS encoding UDP-glucuronic acid decarboxylase family protein, whose product MRILITGGAGFLGSHLSDLLIGQGHEVIALDNLITGRAENIAHLIGNPKFSFVKYNVCDYLHVDGQLDAVMHFASPASPQDYLEMPIATLKVGALGTHKALGLAKAKGARFLLASTSEVYGDPLLNPQPETYWGNVNPIGARGVYDEAKRFAEAMTMAYHRYHGVDTRIVRIFNTYGPRMRPKDGRVVSNFIVQALQGKPLTVFGDGSQTRSFCYVDDLVRGIVALLLAKSDKSVAERTDRTKFLTQKPDAILDSIHDPVNIGNPRELTVRGIAEIILKLTGSKSVIEERPLPADDPKVRRPDITRAKTLLGWEPKVELEDGIRKATEYFRQVVVK is encoded by the coding sequence ATGCGAATTTTGATTACAGGCGGCGCAGGATTTCTGGGTAGCCACTTGTCCGATCTCCTGATTGGACAAGGTCATGAGGTTATCGCTTTGGACAACTTGATCACAGGGCGAGCCGAAAACATCGCTCACCTGATCGGTAATCCGAAATTCAGCTTCGTGAAATACAACGTGTGCGACTACTTGCATGTCGACGGCCAGTTGGATGCGGTCATGCATTTTGCCTCCCCAGCCAGCCCGCAGGACTATCTTGAGATGCCGATCGCCACACTGAAGGTGGGGGCGTTGGGAACACATAAAGCGCTGGGGTTGGCGAAGGCCAAAGGGGCGCGCTTTCTATTGGCGAGCACCTCCGAAGTCTATGGGGATCCGCTGCTTAATCCGCAGCCAGAGACGTACTGGGGAAATGTTAATCCTATCGGTGCCCGAGGGGTCTACGACGAGGCCAAGCGTTTCGCGGAAGCAATGACCATGGCATACCATCGGTACCATGGGGTCGATACGAGAATTGTTCGGATTTTTAATACGTACGGCCCAAGAATGAGACCGAAAGACGGGCGAGTCGTGTCAAATTTCATCGTTCAGGCTCTGCAGGGCAAGCCGTTGACGGTGTTCGGTGATGGGTCTCAGACACGTAGCTTTTGCTATGTCGATGATTTGGTTCGTGGTATTGTGGCGTTACTACTCGCAAAGTCCGATAAGTCCGTTGCGGAACGCACCGATCGGACGAAATTTCTCACCCAGAAGCCGGATGCGATCTTAGATAGTATTCACGATCCAGTGAATATCGGCAATCCACGAGAACTGACGGTTCGTGGGATCGCGGAGATTATCCTCAAGTTGACCGGTTCCAAGAGTGTCATTGAAGAGCGGCCGTTGCCCGCCGATGATCCAAAGGTGCGACGCCCCGATATTACGAGGGCCAAAACGCTCCTCGGGTGGGAACCGAAAGTTGAGTTGGAGGATGGCATCAGGAAAGCCACTGAGTATTTCCGCCAAGTAGTCGTGAAATAG
- the asnB gene encoding asparagine synthase (glutamine-hydrolyzing): protein MIERSAVERMADSLFHRGPDDSGIYLDASVGMGFRRLSILDLSEAGHQPMVTADQQCVLVFNGEIFNYVELRAELRTLGYEFRSSGDSEVLLAAYREWGRECLARLNGMWAFVIYDRRRRCLFGSRDRFGVKPLYVSREGGVVQFASEIKALRASGYLRTGINWKTAAAFLLEGRLDSQAETFYEGIEEIPPGSGFEVGLDGTWQQWLFWSLESLSPTIVENPADTFADLFEDSVRIRMRSDVPVGVCLSGGLDSTAIICAAARQQGEGGARSREALQAFCYMAKEFDESRYIADTLAQTHAQLRQLETSPSELWSDLQKLLWFQDEPVHTMTAVVGYQLMRLAASHGIRVVLNGQGADETIAGYSSYFQDYWVSLIQRGRVGDAWRAITEYSQAHGGSASQRFKEAVVRCVSWKLHKVHAYRNWAQARRQARLRENRWYSHELLSYAGSGAAATPVATLSHALKQSIVSAPLPLYLRIEDRNSMAHSVEARLPFLDYRLVSFVCGLPDEWKVRGPWNKYVLREGMRGRMPESVRGRVDKMGFPTASKKWFAHDLYEPLRDVLASQTVRERGIYNAKVILADLERHRKGEADFANRLFHIAEFELLSDILRQEHVHVA from the coding sequence ATGATAGAGCGGTCGGCCGTCGAGCGAATGGCCGACAGCTTGTTTCATAGAGGTCCAGATGACAGCGGTATCTACTTGGATGCCTCTGTAGGTATGGGGTTTCGCCGGCTTTCGATTTTAGATTTGTCCGAGGCGGGCCATCAACCAATGGTCACTGCTGACCAGCAGTGTGTGCTCGTGTTTAATGGAGAAATCTTTAACTATGTGGAATTGCGAGCGGAACTGAGAACGCTGGGGTATGAGTTCCGATCGAGTGGTGATAGTGAGGTACTGCTTGCTGCCTATCGTGAGTGGGGCCGGGAGTGTCTCGCGAGGCTGAACGGCATGTGGGCATTTGTGATTTACGATCGCCGTCGACGGTGCCTGTTCGGGTCCCGTGACCGATTTGGCGTAAAGCCGCTGTACGTTAGCCGAGAGGGAGGAGTTGTACAGTTTGCGTCAGAAATTAAGGCATTGCGGGCGTCCGGTTACCTAAGGACTGGAATCAATTGGAAGACCGCCGCTGCCTTTCTGCTTGAAGGGCGGCTCGACAGTCAGGCCGAAACGTTTTATGAGGGGATCGAAGAGATCCCCCCAGGCAGTGGGTTTGAAGTCGGTCTGGATGGTACATGGCAGCAATGGCTGTTCTGGTCCCTTGAGAGTCTATCTCCAACGATCGTTGAGAATCCGGCGGATACATTCGCAGACCTGTTTGAGGATTCGGTGCGCATTCGGATGAGAAGTGATGTGCCGGTCGGTGTGTGTTTATCCGGGGGGTTGGATTCGACGGCCATCATTTGCGCTGCCGCCCGTCAGCAAGGTGAAGGGGGCGCGAGATCGCGTGAGGCTCTCCAGGCGTTCTGCTATATGGCCAAAGAGTTTGATGAATCCCGGTATATTGCCGACACGCTTGCCCAGACACACGCGCAACTCCGACAACTTGAGACTAGCCCGTCAGAACTGTGGAGTGATCTGCAGAAATTGCTCTGGTTCCAGGACGAACCGGTTCATACGATGACGGCTGTCGTGGGGTATCAGTTGATGCGCTTGGCCGCATCGCATGGCATTCGTGTGGTGTTGAATGGCCAAGGGGCCGATGAAACCATCGCTGGGTATTCGAGTTATTTCCAGGATTATTGGGTTTCACTCATCCAGCGGGGCCGAGTGGGAGATGCGTGGCGGGCCATCACTGAATACAGTCAGGCTCATGGCGGGAGTGCGTCGCAGCGATTTAAAGAAGCTGTTGTTCGATGTGTCTCGTGGAAACTGCACAAGGTTCATGCCTATCGAAATTGGGCGCAGGCACGTCGCCAGGCAAGGCTTCGCGAGAATCGGTGGTATTCCCATGAACTGCTCAGTTATGCCGGGAGCGGAGCAGCCGCGACCCCGGTGGCGACACTTTCCCATGCGTTGAAACAGTCGATTGTGTCCGCTCCGCTGCCTCTCTATCTCAGGATTGAAGACCGAAACTCCATGGCACATTCCGTCGAAGCGCGGCTTCCCTTTCTGGACTATCGGTTGGTCTCATTTGTGTGTGGGCTGCCAGACGAATGGAAAGTGCGTGGGCCATGGAATAAGTATGTGCTTCGCGAAGGCATGAGAGGGCGGATGCCGGAGTCGGTCCGAGGACGAGTGGACAAGATGGGGTTTCCCACAGCGAGCAAGAAGTGGTTCGCACACGACCTGTATGAGCCACTTCGTGACGTCTTGGCGAGCCAGACTGTTCGTGAAAGGGGCATCTATAACGCCAAGGTCATTCTGGCCGACTTGGAGCGTCATCGCAAAGGTGAGGCGGACTTTGCCAATCGGCTTTTTCACATCGCTGAATTTGAATTGCTATCCGATATTCTCAGGCAAGAACACGTTCACGTGGCCTAG
- a CDS encoding glycosyltransferase: MRGEFVKRVLIVAYYFPPVAASGAMRPLGFSCNLMESGWHPHVLTTTPECVYPHHQVDQKLGERVPASIEVTRVPYRDRLQQLLRCRDVLRGIIRQPRLPNESRHDPVVPSSPVVTVSHSTLKDFILDWAFAFPDRQCGWYSPAVRKLKAVSKSEYPDVVLATGGPWTNFFVGHALANYFQCPLVLDYRDPWNCNPYYSFGSKILTGKSRAAEARLCRAAVHVIANTEELRARLVEEYGEIRGRCTWIPNGFNRDVMSLKDAPETSLAIGLTSNGYELCHFGTVYGKRTPRVLLQAMWELFQAGNLKAETIRLRFVGGWDTTDQECEHYAVLLEKQGLLRRQPPVSHSACLREMQRSSVLLVLQPDSPLQVPAKIYEYVATGRPLLLIGGEGATANLVARHALGISTPNQIDQIKRLLSDLAAGRQRLVPPDPARVNQFEYRSLTRELATVLDAAHGTK; encoded by the coding sequence ATGCGTGGTGAATTTGTGAAGCGAGTCCTCATTGTCGCCTACTACTTCCCACCGGTCGCGGCCAGCGGGGCAATGCGTCCGCTTGGCTTTAGTTGCAATCTGATGGAATCCGGATGGCATCCGCATGTGCTGACCACGACACCTGAGTGTGTCTACCCACACCATCAAGTAGATCAGAAGCTGGGGGAGCGTGTGCCGGCCAGTATCGAAGTGACTCGAGTTCCCTATCGGGACAGACTTCAGCAGCTATTACGGTGCCGTGATGTGCTGCGCGGCATCATACGACAACCACGCTTGCCCAATGAAAGCAGGCATGATCCGGTTGTCCCGTCATCGCCCGTAGTCACCGTATCCCACTCCACGCTCAAGGATTTTATTCTGGATTGGGCGTTTGCATTCCCAGACCGGCAATGTGGCTGGTATTCCCCAGCGGTGAGAAAGCTGAAAGCCGTCAGTAAATCAGAATATCCGGATGTCGTGTTGGCAACCGGCGGTCCCTGGACAAATTTTTTCGTGGGTCATGCACTGGCGAACTACTTTCAGTGTCCCTTGGTGTTGGATTACCGAGATCCTTGGAATTGCAATCCCTATTACTCCTTCGGGTCGAAAATCTTAACCGGGAAGTCGCGGGCAGCGGAAGCTCGGTTGTGCCGGGCAGCCGTTCACGTGATCGCCAATACCGAAGAGTTACGCGCACGGCTAGTTGAAGAGTATGGTGAAATCCGAGGTCGTTGCACGTGGATTCCCAATGGGTTTAATCGAGATGTGATGAGCTTGAAGGACGCACCTGAGACATCCTTGGCTATCGGATTAACATCGAACGGATATGAATTGTGTCATTTCGGGACCGTCTACGGGAAGAGAACGCCGCGTGTGCTGCTGCAGGCCATGTGGGAGCTGTTCCAGGCCGGCAATCTAAAAGCAGAGACGATTCGGCTACGATTTGTCGGTGGGTGGGATACTACTGATCAAGAGTGCGAGCACTACGCAGTCTTACTGGAGAAGCAAGGCTTACTTAGACGCCAGCCTCCGGTTTCACACAGCGCATGCCTCCGGGAGATGCAACGATCCAGCGTGTTGCTTGTTCTTCAGCCGGACTCGCCTCTGCAAGTGCCAGCAAAAATTTACGAATATGTTGCGACGGGTCGACCGCTGTTGCTGATCGGGGGAGAAGGGGCAACGGCCAATCTTGTTGCGCGTCATGCGTTGGGGATCAGTACGCCGAATCAAATTGACCAAATCAAACGCCTCTTGAGTGATCTGGCCGCGGGGCGGCAGAGGCTCGTTCCACCCGATCCAGCACGCGTGAATCAATTCGAATATCGATCATTGACGAGGGAATTGGCGACTGTGCTCGATGCGGCTCACGGTACGAAATGA
- a CDS encoding FemAB family XrtA/PEP-CTERM system-associated protein, producing MVSTLGRSEAEVLAWDQYVLKSFEASGYHLSGWRRVIEEAFGHPTCYLTVRGENGALCGLVPLVFLASRGFGRFLVSLPFVNYGGMIADSAEGCRLLEAGAIEQAKVLDAQHIELRHEAPLATSWVSTERKVSMRLPLPPSYEDLLKGFPSKLRSQVRRAQKEGMVARVGGVECLDEFYAVFSRCMRDLGTPVYAKRFFGKILEVFPKDAHICIVSHQDTPVAAGFLYGFRSSLEIPWAASDKRFNKLSPNMLLYGKVLEYACQQGFQVFDFGRSSPDSGTYKFKAQWGAQPHQLYWYYWMKDGRDVPQLNPQNPKYALAIRLWQTLPVPVANLLGPHIVKHLP from the coding sequence ATGGTATCAACTCTAGGACGAAGCGAGGCTGAGGTTCTGGCATGGGATCAGTACGTCCTGAAGTCATTCGAGGCCTCAGGTTATCATCTGTCAGGCTGGAGGCGAGTGATCGAAGAAGCCTTCGGCCACCCCACCTGTTATCTGACGGTGCGGGGAGAAAATGGAGCGCTCTGTGGGCTTGTGCCGCTGGTGTTTCTCGCGAGTCGTGGCTTCGGCCGGTTTCTCGTGTCTCTTCCGTTTGTGAACTATGGGGGCATGATTGCTGACTCTGCCGAAGGGTGTCGATTGTTAGAAGCTGGTGCGATTGAACAGGCGAAAGTTCTCGACGCACAGCATATCGAACTGAGACATGAAGCCCCCCTGGCGACGTCGTGGGTTTCGACAGAACGAAAAGTCTCGATGCGTCTTCCCCTGCCCCCTTCGTACGAAGATCTGCTGAAGGGCTTTCCCTCGAAATTGCGCAGCCAGGTACGGCGGGCGCAAAAAGAGGGGATGGTAGCACGGGTCGGCGGAGTTGAATGTCTTGACGAGTTTTATGCCGTGTTTTCGCGCTGCATGCGTGATCTGGGGACGCCGGTGTATGCCAAACGTTTCTTCGGCAAGATCCTTGAGGTGTTTCCCAAAGATGCCCATATCTGTATCGTGTCGCATCAAGACACACCGGTTGCTGCAGGATTCCTCTATGGATTCCGATCTTCTTTGGAGATTCCCTGGGCGGCATCGGACAAGCGCTTTAATAAGCTTTCCCCCAACATGTTGCTGTATGGGAAGGTATTGGAATATGCCTGTCAGCAAGGATTCCAGGTGTTTGACTTCGGACGTTCGAGTCCTGATAGCGGAACGTACAAATTTAAAGCACAATGGGGGGCACAGCCTCACCAACTTTATTGGTATTACTGGATGAAGGATGGACGAGATGTTCCTCAGCTCAACCCTCAAAATCCAAAATACGCGTTGGCGATTCGTCTGTGGCAGACCTTGCCTGTGCCTGTCGCCAATCTCCTTGGTCCGCACATTGTGAAACATCTTCCATGA
- a CDS encoding DegT/DnrJ/EryC1/StrS family aminotransferase, translating to MKAQRTLPPTAAPIEWRDLLQGLVGLVRPSAALDTLNADFRRHFGVKHVWFVSSGKTALTIILRALHSLSGRRTVVTPGYTCFSVPSAVVRAGLSVRLCDVDPHTFNPDFCQLAEIAGEDALCVLATHLLGIGVDVPRVVELCRPRGVFVVEDVAQAFGGSFEERPCGAIGDVGFLSFGRGKNITCGSGGAILTNDDRIGEALAREYTGLPDMSIADMLRNWLEVALTQVLIDPSRYWIPAGLPFLGLGETKFYADFPMARMDAVRAGLLGRWKERLSRSTTSRVAHSAQMRRLLGDAPGHTIQPSEGGRSVYLRFPLLMRSRQDKDALCRISREQGLGVSAMYPTAISQVAELSELLSAEPVPHSVTIAERLVTLPTHELVSDEDLKRICSIVTGVLRDQMIGDRAVTGGSRLCGSGLTKSN from the coding sequence ATGAAGGCTCAACGTACACTCCCGCCCACGGCAGCTCCGATCGAGTGGCGTGATCTTCTTCAAGGGTTGGTCGGGCTTGTGCGTCCGAGCGCCGCGCTCGATACACTGAACGCGGACTTTCGTCGTCATTTTGGAGTCAAGCATGTGTGGTTTGTGTCGTCTGGGAAGACTGCGCTGACGATTATCCTCCGTGCATTGCATAGCTTGTCCGGGCGCCGAACGGTTGTGACGCCGGGTTATACCTGTTTTTCGGTTCCTTCTGCTGTTGTCCGTGCGGGATTGTCGGTCCGGCTATGCGACGTGGATCCGCATACGTTCAACCCGGATTTCTGCCAACTCGCGGAGATCGCAGGCGAGGACGCATTGTGTGTCTTAGCGACCCACCTACTTGGAATCGGAGTCGATGTCCCGAGAGTCGTTGAGCTGTGTCGCCCTCGAGGCGTATTTGTGGTAGAGGACGTCGCTCAGGCATTCGGAGGGAGTTTCGAAGAGCGCCCCTGTGGGGCCATTGGTGATGTGGGGTTCCTCAGTTTTGGAAGAGGGAAAAACATTACGTGCGGATCGGGAGGAGCCATCCTGACGAACGATGATCGAATCGGTGAAGCGCTTGCCCGAGAGTATACCGGCCTTCCCGATATGTCGATTGCGGATATGCTGAGGAATTGGTTGGAGGTTGCGTTAACCCAGGTATTGATCGACCCTTCACGCTATTGGATCCCCGCTGGGCTGCCGTTTCTCGGGCTGGGGGAGACCAAATTTTATGCTGATTTTCCGATGGCCCGTATGGATGCAGTCCGTGCCGGATTGTTGGGGCGATGGAAGGAACGGTTGAGTCGTTCCACGACAAGCCGAGTGGCCCACTCAGCGCAGATGCGTCGATTGCTGGGTGATGCCCCAGGGCATACGATTCAACCTTCTGAAGGCGGTCGCTCCGTCTACCTGCGTTTTCCGCTCCTGATGCGTTCAAGGCAAGACAAGGATGCTTTGTGCCGCATATCCCGTGAGCAAGGACTTGGCGTCAGCGCCATGTATCCAACAGCGATCTCTCAGGTTGCCGAGTTGTCGGAGTTGCTCTCTGCTGAGCCAGTTCCGCATTCGGTCACGATTGCGGAGCGACTTGTCACGTTGCCGACACATGAATTGGTCTCTGATGAAGACCTGAAGAGAATCTGTTCCATCGTCACTGGCGTTCTGCGAGATCAAATGATAGGCGATAGGGCAGTAACCGGCGGTTCGCGGCTGTGCGGATCTGGATTGACAAAGTCCAATTGA